The genomic window aatgttcacacagaccatgctgctattaaatatcttatggaaaagaaagatgctaaacctagtcttattagataggttctcttgttacaagaatttgatttgcatattattgatagaaagggaactgagaaccctgtggctgataacttgtctaggcttgaaaatgtgcttgatgacccacttcctattgatgatagctttcctgatgagcagttagctgcaataaatgttgctaatagtactccttggtatgctgactatgctaattacattgttgctaaatatttgccacctggctttacttaccaacaaaagaaaaaattcttctatgatttaagacattacttttgggatgacccagatctttataaagaaggagtagatggtattattagacgttgtgtacctgagcatgaacagggaaaatcctacggaaatgtcactccaaacCGTATGGAGGgtatcatgctggagatagaactgctcataaggtattgcaatctgggttctattggcctactcttttcaaggatgctcttaagtatgtctcatcttgtgatgaatgccaaagaataggcaatattggtaagcgtcaagaaaggcctatgaattattcacttgctgttgaaccatttgatgtttggggatttgattacatgggacattttccttcctctaatggtatacacatattctggttgctgttgattatgttactaaatgggtagaagctattccaactagtagtgatgatcacaacacgtctattaaaatgcttaaggaagttattttcccaaggtttggagtccctagatatttaatgactgtggtggttcacactttattcatggcgcttttcgtaagatggttgctaagtatgatgttaaccatagaattgcatcaccctatcatcctcagtctagtggtcaagttgagcttagcaatagagaaataaaattgattttgcaaaagactattaataggtccaggaagaattggtctaagaaattagatgatgcactttgggcttataggacagcatataaaaatcctatgggtatgtctccttataaaatggtttatggaaaagcttgtcatttgcctcttgagttagaacataaagaatATTGGGCAGTTGAagaacttaactatgatttcaaacttgctggtgaaaagaggttatttgatataagctcattagatgaatggagaacccaagcttatgaaaatgcaaagttatttaaagaaaaagtcaaaagatggaaTGACAAGAGAATTCAAAaatgtgagtttaaagtcggagaatatgtccTTTTGTagaactctcgtttcagattctttacaggcaaactcctctcgaaatgggaaggtccctatgtcatcgaggaggtttactggtctggagccatcaaaataaataattctgaaggtactaacccgaaggttgtcaacaggcaacgaataaagcattatatctcaagtacgcctattaatgttgaaagcaatgttatccaaactttgacaccgaaagaatacataaaagagtccttccgaaacACTCCGGAATTGTCAAAACAAGGAAGTACGTGTTgcagtaagtaaacagactccgaaaaatttgcaaaaatattttctgtcagttttggattattttaaaattttggaaacaAAGGAACTACCAGGAAGCGTACCCTGATGGGCATAatacactagggcgcgccaggcatgacaggcgtgcccaggtgggttgtgcccaccaggtaCACCTCTCGGACCGTTTTTCTTCtgtatacttgtcctccaagataaaaaaatctgtATATAATTCccaaacctgttaaccaccgtatcacgaAGAAATTCTCTGTTCTCTTTTCCTGTTGTTTTCTGTCAggtcccatctaccatggcctcttcaaattcCTCCAAGGACAAGATCTCTTCTCCTTGACTAACATCTGATCAATTTGTAATATAGCAGGGTTTTTTTAGCCCAAACTACGaatgtcgtgttctccacagggactaggcgacagcaactatgctcggctaaagctaggtGACACGATGTTTGGTgacaaaaacagaaaataaaacctaACCTAAACAAGGTAGTTCCCGAAGATCGTCGCCAAAGAAAATGCAAAATAAGCAAAGGTACATTTAGATTATACTCTGTCTTGTTGGTATTTTTATTAGGCTTGAGGAATTAAAGCACTAACACAGACAAACATCGATGACGAAAGGGGATCAACAAGACATGAACACATATAACCATTAAACATATAACAGTGGGATGAAACACGGCTATATGGCTGAATATAAATGTTTCACAACACAAACTCACACACAAATTTTTGTATCACAAGTACTTGAGTAAACACATAAACTTGAAACTGGAACAAATTCACAAGGTTAGATAGACATATATGGTGACTCACAGACTACAAATACACAACAAGAACACTTCAACTAGTGAGAACGCACAATATGTAATACAATATTTATAAGCATGAAACTGAATCATTCACGGATTGCAAGCATTCATAGAATCTGAACATTACAGGGCATTACACATCTCCTATTACagaaattcagagagagagagagagagagagagagagagagagagagagagagagagagagagagagagagagagagagagagaagatgaagATTCAGAGAAGTGCAGCAACAAGATTCGTGGGTTCAGAGAAGGGGGAAGCAACGAGCAGCAGAGGGAGATAGGCAAGGGAGCAGCGGCAGGAAGATTAGAGAAGAACAACAGCAAAAGGGATGAGGGGAGGAGCAGCAGCAGTTGGGAAGAGGCaagggaaggaggaggagcagCTGTAGCGTAGGAGAAGAAGCAGCAGAGCGCAGTAGCAGCAGTAGGTTCAGAGGAGAGGGAGCAGCAGCAGTTCGGTTCAGAGAGAAGCAGAGGAAGTAGAGATAGGAGAGCAACAGCAGGAAGGGAAAGGGATCAGCAGAGACGTGGAGAAAGGGAGTAGCAGCAGGAAGGGAAATGGGAAGAGAAGAGCAGCAATGAGGGAAGGAGAAGAGCAGAAGGAGGGGCGTgggagaagaagcagcagcagccagAGAGAAGTGGCGCGAGGGAGGAGCAGCAACAGGTGGAAGAGAGAAGAAGCAGCAGGGGCGGCAGCGGAGAGGAGCGCTCACGCGGAGGACCAGACACCCGTCTGATCGGGCGCGCGAGGTGCGGCACTGGTGGAGTGACGGATGGATGAATGGTGCGGTGATGCTGGTGGACGGATGATGGAGTGGTGGCTGGATGGATGGCGCAGGTTGTGGAAAGGTCGTGTGATGGTGGTGCTGGTGGATGGATGGGCTGCAGAGGcgcaccaccacgccggcctggctgtggcggcggccggtggtggagaagaaggggagagggagagagatgagatgCCAGGCCCGAGGGGAAAATGGAGGCTTGGCTAGGGATTTTGACCCTCTCCTCAGATCTGCACTTTTGCACTTCGGCCCTTCTACTTCTTTGCCTACTTCACAAGTTGATCCCTCCACTCTTTCTTTCTTGCCCTTGAAGCTTTAATATTCATCACACTCAAGTCcctcttccttctcttctttcatATGCTCATCTCGATTGCCACATGCACAGAAACTTGTagtttatagtgcctttgcgcacatTTCTGCAAGATAGACCAAAGACTAGTAAATATCCTGTTTGATGATTATCAAGCAATATTcaatcaatcatggcaagaatggaCGAATATGTCATGATAGATGCTATATTTGAGTACCAAAATTATATATGTGAAATATacttatcaagttcccccacacttaaacttttgcttgtcctcaagcaaaggcgTATGACAAGAGCAAGAATGTGAACAgtgagctgactagagaatacCAAGTGAAGAAGATCTCAAAACAGTGCATGCTTTGGACTTAGCTAGTGGAAATTAATGGTTAGGAGTGCTTCAAAGCGGTAGGTTACTAGTAAGCATGACCATTTTAAACTTTTACAATGATAAAAGAGGATCAACAAGTTTAAATGATGACTGCGCCAAATGGTTCCTAATGAGAGCATGATCCCAAGAACAAAATGAACTAGAATTAAATCTTGTGATCAAATCACTTATTTACAGAGATAAAGCAATGATTATATTATTATTAGTCTCACcataggaacataccaccgatcccgagaacatggtatacacctggctcgaccaattattagtttttttttgtttgtctccccaaaggaacataccaccgatcccgagaacatggtatacacctggttcgacaattacatttttttattattaattactgcccaagcttacccgatttcacatgccaccgatcctgggaacatgacatgctactgtaggtagTCAGACTTATTTATTCATTATTACTTATCTTAAATGAATAACGCATAAGCACAAAAACaggaatcatcacttctccatgtctggttcacatgctaccgatccagggaacatagcatgctaatccatagtggttaGGTGATTGCTCTCAATGGGAACACATTTAGCACAAATTCAGCATCTAAACATGGTGATCTAGGTGTATCAAGGTAAAAGCAGAAAATGATCaagttttctagtgtactagggatttgagcactcaaaactaataaCCTTCACTAATTTCAGCAAAGCATGCATGATGTACATCACTAGTTTACAAGGCATTCAACACTCAGTTCACATATTCACATCAATCACCATATGTCAAATAAAATTCAGTGGGGCAACATTTAAGACATGGCTTAAGCAACCCAAATAACATTTGATTTCAGCATGTATCAATGGATGATATACTCGGAATGGGTCATGAAACAACTCACCGGGCTTTGATGATGTAGCACTCGCTCGATCACCTCACCAACTGCAGCTCCTCTCCTTTGCTTCCTCGTGCATTGTGACTCCTCTCCTATTGCTTCCCTATCCTCATGCCTGCTCCAGCTTCTCTCTTCATGTGTGCTCCTTGCTTCTCCTCATCCCCATGCCATAGGTCCACCGGGGTCCCAGGGAATGTCATCTCGAACTTGGTCAGCATGTAGTGGATCGTGCACAAGCAAGAACCTGAAAGAGCACTCAACGAAAGAGACAATGCAAGTGGTAGGGATAATACCCTCCAAGTCATCAATCGAATATCCAATTACATAAGCATAGCTATAAAGCACATGTTTAGGATGGTAGAAATCAACAAGGTCAACACTAACATGAGGATGATATTTATCATTAAGCTCAAGACTAGCATGGGAGTGATATGTTTCATTAAGCATAGGACTAGCACGAGGAAAGTAACTATGATCATCACAAATGAGAGTAATGCCACTAAAAGGGTATATATCATCATATCCAAGCAAATGAGTTTTTAAATCAATCTTAAGTGATGGTATCATGTAATGCAAGGTAGTAGCAAAGAAATCACAAGGCATCATGTCATCAAGAGGATTGAGTAAACCTGACACGTCACGCTCTGGTATGACAATAGGCAAATGAATCTcatgttcttcatcttcatctacaaCAGCTTCTTGTACTTCTTCAGTAGTAGATGATGAGTCTTCAACTTGATCACTTGGGAATTGCAGCTCTTGATCATCCTGTTCCTTGTCTTCTAGTTCATCTTCTTCAATCTGGGGTCTTTCTTCCTCTGGACTCTTGCTATCTTGCTCAACTGGATGTGACGGTGTTGGAACCTCACATGTATCAAGGGGAATCTCGGCAACACTCAGCTCTAGCTGTGAAGAAATAGTGTTGCTCGCGTTGATGTTCTTCTCAATCTTCCTTACTTCTTCCACTAGCTCTTTTCcactcttgatcttcttcatttcaTCTAGTATCACCGGCCTAATTGGATCATCTTCAGCACTCCAAGTGAACTCGAGACCAAGCAATGTGAGCTTGTCTATATCCTCAAAGTCATCTTGTGTGGGCACTTGTGttgaagatgttggttgaccaaatgAAGGACCATTTAACTCCATTGGCAACATGTCCTGGTGTTGAGGTATATGAGTAGGAGCTGAATAAATCTGTTGTGGAGCATAATTGTGGCTCTCCTCTTCATACCTAAATCCCTGCATTGGATAACTAGAGGCAAACGATGAGATCTCAGGGTTATTGCTCCTATATGACATATTCTGGTTTTCAGGCCACCCATGTGTgtaattgttttggtatgagctAGGCTGTGGAGCGAACCTCATGCCATAACAATCGGGAGGGTGAGAGTAACCACGCTGGCATTCAGCGGGTGAATGGCCCTGAAATCCACAAATATGGCATGTAGGAGCAACATAAGGATGACCTCTAGAATAAGGATCATAAGAGCTAGGCCTATCCTCAAAAACTACTTCTCGCTGCCGAGCTAAATCATCTAATCGATGGGAAATCTTACCTATCAGTTCTTGAATACTTTCCGTGTTGTTTGTAGTGTTGCTCGCATAAGCCTGATGATCTGAATAGTAAGCCATAACCGAGAAGATAGTTCTAACctacaaaaaggaaaagaaaacaaagagaaaataaactagAACAAGGGTTAGGAGTtagagatatatcacaaatataTAAAGCACAAAAAGGAAACAAGCTAAACCTAGTCTAAAGCCTCACACAAATGCTCGAcgctagtccccggcaacggcgccaaaatgatcAATTTGTAATATAGCAGGGTTTTTTTAGCCCAAACTACGaatgtcgtgttctccacagggactatgCGACGGCAACTatgctcggctaaagctaggtGACACGATGTTTGGTgacaaaaacagaaaataaaacctaACCTAAACAAGGTAGTTCCCGAAGATCATCGCCAAAGAAAATGCAAAATAAGCAAAGGTACATTTAGATTATACTCtgtctttttggtatttttattaggcTTGAGTAATTAAAGCACTAACACAGACAAACATCGATGACGAAAGGGGATCAACAAGACATGAACACATATAACCATTAAACATATAACAGTGGGATGAAACACGGCTATATGGCTGAATATAAATGTTTCACAACACAAACTCACACACAAAATTTTGTATCACAAGTACTTAAGTAAACACATAAACTTGAAACTGGAACAAATTCACAAGGTTAGATAGACATATATGGTGACTGACAGACTACAAATACACAACAAGAACACTTCAACTAGTGAGAACGCACAATATGTAATACAATATTTATAAGCATGAAACTGAATCATTCACGGATTGCAAGCATTCATAGAATCTGAACATTACAGGGCATTACACATCTCCTATTACagaaattcagagagagagagagagagagagagagagagagagagagagagagagagagagagagagagaagattcaGATTCAGAGAAGTGCAGCAACAAGATTCGTGGGTTCAGAGAAGGGGGAAGCAACGAGCAGCAGAGGGAGATAGGCAAGGGAGCAGTGGCAGGAAGATTAGAGAAGAATAACAGCAAAAGGGACGAGGGGAGGAGCAGCAGCAGTTGGGAAGAGGCaagggaaggaggaggagcagCTGTAGCGTAGGAGAAGAAGCAGCAGAGCGCAGTAGCAGCAGTAGGTTCAGAGGAGAGGGAGCAGCAGCAGTTCGGTTCAGAGAGAAGCAGAGGAAGTAGAGataggagagcagcagcaggaagGGAAAGGGAGCAGCAGAGACGTGGAGAAAGGGAGTAGCAGCAGGAAGggaaaggggaagagaagaggagcagtGAGGGAAGGAGAAGAGCAGCAGGAGGGGCATgggagaagaagcagcagcatcCAGAGAGAAGTGGCGCGAGGGAGGAGCAGCAACAGGTGGAAGAGAGAAGAAGCAGCAGGGGCGGCAGCGGAGAGGAGCGCTCACGCGGAGGACCAGACGCCCGTCTGATCGGGCGCGCGAGGTGCGGCGCTGGTGGAGTGGCGGATGGATGAATGGTGCGGTGATGCTGGTGGACGGATGATGGAGTGGTGGCTGGATGGATGGCGCAGGTTGTGGAGTGGTCGTGTGATGGTGGTGCTGCTGGATGGATGGGCTGCGGAGGcgcaccaccacgccggcctggccgtggcggcggccggtggtggacaagaaggggagagggagagagatgagatgCCATGCCCGACGGGAAAATGGAGGCTGCGCTAGGGATTTTGACCCTCTCCTCAGATCTGCACTTTTGCACTTCGGCCCTTCTATTTCTCTGCCTACTTCACAAGTTGATCCCTCCACTCTTTCTTTCTTGCCCTTGAAGCTTTAATATTCATCACACTCAAGTCCCTCTTGCTTCTCTTCTTTCATATGGTCATCTCGATTGCCACATGGACAGAAACTTGTAGTTTATAGTGCCTTTGTGCACATTTCTGCAAGATAGACCAAAGACTAGTAAATTATCCTTTTTGATGATTATCAAGCAATATTcaatcaatcatggcaagaatggaCGAATATGTCATGATAGATGCTATATTTGGGTACCAAAATTATATATGTGAAAAGACTTatcaacatcaccttcttcaccaccaaaggagaactgagtatcgagTATAGGCACTCTCCTtcgctttcgccaagcttgggggagatgccgcggtatcgtatcatcccactctCTTTTCGATttttttacttatcttagttcaatcttttgcttagatgaataaattttagtttgatcttttcttctttgaaagtttgcttagtgatctatcatcgTAATCGTGTGTAAGTCATGTAATAAAATTAGTTCgagtttttactttctttactttcatgttgcaaataaagaaaagaaatgagaaaagaaaaatagaaaaaagaaaataaaataaaaggaaataaatgaaTGAGATCATATACTATTCCTATGaaaggtgatagcaccacataaggaaaagtataagtaaggaaattttattagagattgacaaacgtaacattagtcagtgatgcaactcatgaaagaatttgtaacatcccaattttcaatttggatgttatacataggtcatcatatgaatatcatattttatttgcaatttatttgGGATCCtataaatcttaagcaactcaaggacccaaggagagagttggagatttcataaattttcatatttgaatttttctcaaatttgaaaagaggatcaatttggttttactATTTTTCTTTCCAACTATTTCCTATTTTAAAaacaaaagagagaagataatatgacttcttcaaaaagagaggaatattggaggaattTTTTCTAAAAcgaaataaatattttatttggtttttattcgagattttatttgaattagaaaaaatatgcatttttcaaaattgcatttttaggccagaaaaatgttcaaaatgttctaattattttatttagacagtgaaaattgtttttgacatttttagaattttatttataatttattaggatttttcttcggcgAAATTTATTTTATTTAAACAAAATCCGCgagactgggccgaaggcccagccgagcaggccgcggCCCAACTCCCACGCCGCCTTCCTCCCACGCGCCGCCGTGCTCGACACGGACACCGAGTGGAAGTCTGAGCTGGGCTCCGCCCCGGGCCAGCCCCCTCCCCAAgccaagccgccgccccgcccccttaAATCGCGCCGTCCCCACCGCCTCTCACAACCCCGCCACCGCAGCCACCATCGCCtatgcaagccgccgccgccgccgcttttgCTGCCGCCGCCTGCCGCTTGCCGCCCGCTAGCGTCGCcactcgccgccgccacccgcgccgctgCCGGAGCCGCTCCGCCCCGCCGCACCGTTCgtcgcctcgccgccgaccccggttTTTGTCATGAACCGGTAAAAACCCGCCGGTTcgttttatttttttcggttttagaTCTAGATCAGTTTtaatttagggttagggtttttctcGGTTTTTCTCGTTCGAatctatttagcgaacgttcaccgAGCGTCTCTGTTCGCGAGCGCGTTCGTCCGTTCGTAcctgatagcgaacgttcgttcgttagtctttcttcttattttatttttcagccagggacctatccacaattatttttatcacagattagcccctgatcttcaaaccctcgcaaagTTTTAAccattcgtccaaatccagtgaaaccagcgccaaaatcttcgtctcgaacccctatttccagttaatcaacttgaacatggttttgacaaattaaaatttggtttcaagcagatttgaattcgaatttcttttgatcgtagtttcagtttcgtagctccgacttgattgattctttttgcaagtcgaagcacttcagttgaactttcaattTGGACTCtttcatctgagttttacccttgcatctatgcttgagtgcttatgtatgctattgtttctttgcgatagaatttctgtagtgcgaagcatgctactacgagtctctagggtttgcagatcatcagcaaggcaagtaacactttgatcataccctttattacatagcttttatgcattagtttcaaccctcaaacattgcatgaggtggatctgattaacatgtgggtttgggaagtagttgatgaggtagaacctattgtcctttatttcaaaccttgggagttacttctacattatgcttatactgctatgctatgctcgtagacatggtttggtttgagtgatccatgatagatgtgagtattgttaattaatggttaacttaaggtggcaacattaatacacatctgggtggattggctgtgggcacctggagcaatccagtgatgtccta from Triticum aestivum cultivar Chinese Spring chromosome 3B, IWGSC CS RefSeq v2.1, whole genome shotgun sequence includes these protein-coding regions:
- the LOC123070405 gene encoding uncharacterized protein isoform X1, with translation MAYYSDHQAYASNTTNNTESIQELIGKISHRLDDLARQREVVFEDRPSSYDPYSRGHPYVAPTCHICGFQGHSPAECQRGYSHPPDCYGMRFAPQPSSYQNNYTHGWPENQNMSYRSNNPEISSFASSYPMQGFRYEEESHNYAPQQIYSAPTHIPQHQDMLPMELNGPSFGQPTSSTQVPTQDDFEDIDKLTLLGLEFTWSAEDDPIRPVILDEMKKIKSGKELVEEVRKIEKNINASNTISSQLELSVAEIPLDTCEVPTPSHPVEQDSKSPEEERPQIEEDELEDKEQDDQELQFPSDQVEDSSSTTEEVQEAVVDEDEEHEIHLPIVIPERDVSGLLNPLDDMMPCDFFATTLHYMIPSLKIDLKTHLLGYDDIYPFSGITLICDDHSYFPRASPMLNETYHSHASLELNDKYHPHVSVDLVDFYHPKHVLYSYAYVIGYSIDDLEGIIPTTCIVSFVECSFRFLLVHDPLHADQVRDDIPWDPGGPMAWG
- the LOC123070405 gene encoding uncharacterized protein isoform X4; the protein is MPAWLLSPSRLLWHEGFRYEEESHNYAPQQIYSAPTHIPQHQDMLPMELNGPSFGQPTSSTQVPTQDDFEDIDKLTLLGLEFTWSAEDDPIRPVILDEMKKIKSGKELVEEVRKIEKNINASNTISSQLELSVAEIPLDTCEVPTPSHPVEQDSKSPEEERPQIEEDELEDKEQDDQELQFPSDQVEDSSSTTEEVQEAVVDEDEEHEIHLPIVIPERDVSGLLNPLDDMMPCDFFATTLHYMIPSLKIDLKTHLLGYDDIYPFSGITLICDDHSYFPRASPMLNETYHSHASLELNDKYHPHVSVDLVDFYHPKHVLYSYAYVIGYSIDDLEGIIPTTCIVSFVECSFRFLLVHDPLHADQVRDDIPWDPGGPMAWG
- the LOC123070405 gene encoding uncharacterized protein isoform X5 — its product is MSYPMQGFRYEEESHNYAPQQIYSAPTHIPQHQDMLPMELNGPSFGQPTSSTQVPTQDDFEDIDKLTLLGLEFTWSAEDDPIRPVILDEMKKIKSGKELVEEVRKIEKNINASNTISSQLELSVAEIPLDTCEVPTPSHPVEQDSKSPEEERPQIEEDELEDKEQDDQELQFPSDQVEDSSSTTEEVQEAVVDEDEEHEIHLPIVIPERDVSGLLNPLDDMMPCDFFATTLHYMIPSLKIDLKTHLLGYDDIYPFSGITLICDDHSYFPRASPMLNETYHSHASLELNDKYHPHVSVDLVDFYHPKHVLYSYAYVIGYSIDDLEGIIPTTCIVSFVECSFRFLLVHDPLHADQVRDDIPWDPGGPMAWG
- the LOC123070405 gene encoding uncharacterized protein isoform X3, with translation MRFAPQPSSYQNNYTHGWPENQNMSYRSNNPEISSFASSYPMQGFRYEEESHNYAPQQIYSAPTHIPQHQDMLPMELNGPSFGQPTSSTQVPTQDDFEDIDKLTLLGLEFTWSAEDDPIRPVILDEMKKIKSGKELVEEVRKIEKNINASNTISSQLELSVAEIPLDTCEVPTPSHPVEQDSKSPEEERPQIEEDELEDKEQDDQELQFPSDQVEDSSSTTEEVQEAVVDEDEEHEIHLPIVIPERDVSGLLNPLDDMMPCDFFATTLHYMIPSLKIDLKTHLLGYDDIYPFSGITLICDDHSYFPRASPMLNETYHSHASLELNDKYHPHVSVDLVDFYHPKHVLYSYAYVIGYSIDDLEGIIPTTCIVSFVECSFRFLLVHDPLHADQVRDDIPWDPGGPMAWG
- the LOC123070405 gene encoding uncharacterized protein isoform X2, with product MAYYSDHQAYASNTTNNTESIQELIGKISHRLDDLARQREVVFEDRPSSYDPYSRGHPYVAPTCHICGFQGHSPAECQRGYSHPPDCYGMSYPMQGFRYEEESHNYAPQQIYSAPTHIPQHQDMLPMELNGPSFGQPTSSTQVPTQDDFEDIDKLTLLGLEFTWSAEDDPIRPVILDEMKKIKSGKELVEEVRKIEKNINASNTISSQLELSVAEIPLDTCEVPTPSHPVEQDSKSPEEERPQIEEDELEDKEQDDQELQFPSDQVEDSSSTTEEVQEAVVDEDEEHEIHLPIVIPERDVSGLLNPLDDMMPCDFFATTLHYMIPSLKIDLKTHLLGYDDIYPFSGITLICDDHSYFPRASPMLNETYHSHASLELNDKYHPHVSVDLVDFYHPKHVLYSYAYVIGYSIDDLEGIIPTTCIVSFVECSFRFLLVHDPLHADQVRDDIPWDPGGPMAWG